A region of the Candidatus Nanosynbacter lyticus genome:
TATTACATCTCAATTATATCACATATTTTATGTGGCACAGCCAAGTAGGATGGGGCTATTTTTTAATGGTTTGGTAAGCTCTATATAACCAATATTGAAGCGGTTTTAATGGCAACTCCCAAGTTGCACCGGAATAGATGTCTTCGCCGCCAAACGATCGCTTAAACTTTGTAAAGCCAGCCCAGGGGTGATTTTTTGGCGCACTTTCTGGGGTGATTCCATATAAATCAACCTGATCCATCTGGCGATGTTTTGCGTCGATAATAGCTTCGGTAAGCAGGGCAGTGCTGGCATTAAGTTTGCGATATTCTGGCGTAGAGTCTGCCGCCGCATGTGCATAAATTCGAGTTGTTTTTGAGTCAAAAAACAGGGCAGTAGCAATTATTTTATCGTTACACTTTGCGTACCAAAACGAAGCGTCTTTGGATGGTAATAGGGAACTGGCTTGTTTATGGAAATATGAATCTGGATGTGGCGACATGCCGGTTCTTTTGGCAACTTCATGGATTAGTTCAAGAAAATATTTGATATCTTCTGGATTTTGAGATTGGTGAATGGTAACGCCCTTTTTGTGATAATTTCGATAGCAATTTCTGACAGGTTGCGCCATGTTAGCTATAATCTCGTCTTCTGACTGATGGAGATCAATAACATGAGTATGTTCTGGCTGTAGATGAACGTAAGTGGCTTTTTTCCATGATTCATTATGTAGTGTCGTAGTGAAATTTGGATTAATTGGCCCAATTCTAAGAAATGTCACGCTGAGTTTTTTACCTAGGCTGGTGAGGTCTTGCAGGGCTAATTGTAATTTTTCTTCATTGATGGCAGTTGGACCAAAAGGGCAATATAATCTAGAATTGCCCGTGCCATGTTCTAATATAGCAAAATACTCCCAACCATCACCTCTGTTGTGAAAGACTTTTCGACCGAGTGATTTTTGGAATTGCTCCCAGGCTGTTGATTGTAAAAAATGTTGATTCATGTTGTAATCCTCACAACGTTATACTACTGTCATTGATAAACTTGGCTGTACTTCCAGGTCGTACGGGTTAGCGGGCTGGTCAATTTGAGCACGGTAATAGCCGAGCGTAGCGATCATGGCGGCGTTATCGGTGCAGAGCTGAATAGGGGTGTATTCGATTTCAATTGGTAGAGATTCGCGTAGCTGGCGACGTAGTTCTTGATTAGCGGCAACACCACCAGCAATGACGACGGAAGCTGGCTGAAAATTGTCAAAAGCTTTTTTGGTTTTGTCTATGAGAGTTTTGATGGCGGTGTATTGGAAGCTGGCTGCCATATTATGCCTTAATTCATCGTCTACAAGCCCTGGAAGCTCGTGTGAAGGAAAAGTAAAGTCTTTTCCAACTTCTCGCTGAACGGCTCTTAAA
Encoded here:
- a CDS encoding lipid II:glycine glycyltransferase FemX encodes the protein MNQHFLQSTAWEQFQKSLGRKVFHNRGDGWEYFAILEHGTGNSRLYCPFGPTAINEEKLQLALQDLTSLGKKLSVTFLRIGPINPNFTTTLHNESWKKATYVHLQPEHTHVIDLHQSEDEIIANMAQPVRNCYRNYHKKGVTIHQSQNPEDIKYFLELIHEVAKRTGMSPHPDSYFHKQASSLLPSKDASFWYAKCNDKIIATALFFDSKTTRIYAHAAADSTPEYRKLNASTALLTEAIIDAKHRQMDQVDLYGITPESAPKNHPWAGFTKFKRSFGGEDIYSGATWELPLKPLQYWLYRAYQTIKK